From Lolium perenne isolate Kyuss_39 chromosome 5, Kyuss_2.0, whole genome shotgun sequence, a single genomic window includes:
- the LOC127301445 gene encoding respiratory burst oxidase homolog protein E, which yields MWTPSRGSNARRAGHRRIADFLADDQTTNTDTSDNESYTTAYGDEFFAAAAAAAGGGGMLPAFLADQGDLVEVMLELDEESMVVRSVTPTTASLYGATSAAFPPRTPEPPSGALGAALSRCSSTSSRIRKKFAWLRSPSPAPSPSPRAPTPAELQREAAMAARERRRIQARVNRSRAGAKRALKGLRFISRTTGSVEAAELWRRVEDRFNELARDGLLSRDDFGDCIGMVDSKEFAEGIFDALARRRRQSLERITKEELYDFWLQISDQSFDARLQIFFDMVDTNVDGRITREEVQELIVLSASANKLAKLKEQAEEYASLIMEELDPENLGYIELWQLETLLLQRDTYMNYSRPLSTASGAQWSQNLGAGVSSGALPAARGGAEDDVENGETTTWGGGMRARRLGLGRGVRRAASHVRVAAEENWRRAWVLALWFAAMAALFVWKFVQYRRTAGFEVMGYCLPTAKGAAETLKLNMALVLLPVCRNTLTWLRSSWARFFVPFDDNITFHKMIATAIVVGITLHAGNHLACDFPRVIASGPEEYRLVAGAFGAEKPSYAGLVSGVEGMTGIAMLLLMTVSFTLATHPFRKGEKAASSAPSRLPAPLNRLAGFNAFWYSHHLLGIVYALLLVHGYFLFLVTRWYEKTTWMYISVPLVLYVGERMLRALRSNAHPVKILKVCLLPGSVLTITMSKPYGFRYRSGQYIFLQCPMISPFEWHPFSITSAPGDDYLTVHIRTMGDWTQELKRTFVENYFSPHVNRRASFGELGAAEPRSLPKLLVDGPYGAPAQDFRNYDVLLLVGLGIGATPFISILRDLLNNIKLADELMDLAMETTQTSRSEDSANSFSVSTASSNRKRAYRTSRAHFYWVTREPLSFEWFKGVMNEVAEMDKKGVIELHNYLTSVYEERDARTTLLSMVQALNHAKHGVDIVSGTRVRTHFARPNWREVFTKIAAKHPSATVGVFYCGAPTLAKELKNLSHEMSHKTTTRFHFHKEYF from the exons ATGTGGACGCCGTCGCGCGGGAGCAACGCGCGGCGGGCCGGCCACCGCCGCATCGCGGACTTCCTCGCCGACGACCAGACCACCAACACCGACACCTCCGACAACGAGTCCTACACCACCGCCTACGGCGACGagttcttcgccgccgccgccgccgccgcaggcggcggcggcatgCTGCCGGCATTCCTCGCCGACCAGGGCGACCTGGTGGAGGTCATGCTGGAGCTGGACGAGGAGTCCATGGTGGTGCGCAGCGTCACGCCCACCACCGCCTCGCTCTACGGCGCCACCTCCGCCGCCTTCCCGCCGCGCACCCCCGAGCCGCCGAGCGGAGCGCTCGGCGCCGCGCTCAGCCGCTGCTCCTCCACGTCGTCCCGGATACGGAAGAAGTTCGCGTGGCTGCGGTCCCCGTCCCCCGCCCCCTCCCCCTCGCCCCGCGCGCCCACGCCCGCCGAGCTGCAGCGCGAGGCCGCCATGGCTGCCCGCGAGCGGCGCCGCATCCAGGCCCGCGTCAACCGGTCCCGCGCCGGCGCCAAGCGCGCGCTCAAGGGGCTCCGCTTCATCAGCCGCACCACGGGCTCCGTCGAGGCCGCCGAGCTCTGGCGCCGCGTCGAGGACCGCTTCAACGAGCTCGCCCGCGACGGGCTCCTCTCCCGCGACGACTTCGGCGACTGCATCG GAATGGTGGACTCCAAGGAGTTCGCGGAGGGCATCTTCGACGcgctggcgcggcggcggcgccagaGCCTGGAGCGGATCACCAAGGAGGAGCTCTACGACTTCTGGCTGCAGATCTCAGACCAGAGCTTCGACGCGCGCCTGCAGATCTTCTTCGACAT GGTGGACACCAACGTGGACGGGAGGATCACGAGGGAGGAAGTACAGGAG CTGATCGTGCTGAGCGCGTCTGCGAACAAGCTCGCGAAGCTCAAGGAGCAGGCGGAGGAGTACGCGTCGCTGATCATGGAGGAGCTGGACCCGGAGAACCTCGGCTACATTGAG CTGTGGCAGCTGGAGACGCTCCTCCTCCAGCGCGACACGTACATGAACTACAGCCGGCCGCTGAGCACGGCGAGCGGCGCGCAGTGGAGCCAGAACCTCGGCGCCGGCGTAAGCAGCGGCGCCCTCCCGGCCGCCCGAGGAGGAGCAGAAGACGACGTCGAAAACGGAGAGACGACGACGTGGGGCGGCGGGATGCGCGCGCGGCGGCTCGGCCTTGGCCGCGGCGTGCGGAGGGCGGCGTCGCACGTGCGCGTGGCGGCGGAGGAGAACTGGCGGCGCGCGTGGGTGCTGGCGCTGTGGTTCGCGGCGATGGCGGCGCTGTTCGTGTGGAAGTTCGTGCAGTACCGGCGCACGGCGGGGTTCGAGGTGATGGGGTACTGCCTGCCCACGGCCAAGGGCGCCGCCGAGACGCTGAAGCTCAACATGGCGCTCGTGCTGCTCCCCGTCTGCCGCAACACGCTCACCTGGCTCCGGTCCTCGTGGGCGAGGTTCTTCGTGCCGTTCGACGACAACATCACCTTCCACAAG ATGATCGCGACGGCGATCGTGGTGGGCATCACGCTGCACGCGGGCAACCATCTGGCGTGCGACTTCCCGCGGGTGATCGCGTCAGGACCCGAAGAATACCGGCTCGTCGCCGGCGCGTTCGGCGCCGAGAAGCCCTCCTACGCGGGTCTCGTCTCCGGCGTGGAGGGGATGACGGGGATCGCGATGCTGCTGCTCATGACCGTCTCCTTCACCCTCGCCACCCACCCCTTCCGGAAGGGCGAGAAGGCGGCGTCCTCGGCGCCGTCGCGGCTGCCGGCGCCGCTCAACCGGCTGGCCGGGTTCAACGCCTTCTGGTACTCGCACCACCTGCTGGGCATCGTGTACGCGCTCCTCCTCGTCCACGGCTACTTCCTCTTCCTCGTCACCCGATGGTACGAGAAAACG ACGTGGATGTACATTTCTGTCCCGCTGGTGCTCTACGTCGGCGAGCGGATGCTGCGGGCCTTGCGGTCGAATGCCCATCCTGTCAAGATCCTAAAG GTGTGTCTTCTACCTGGAAGTGTACTGACAATAACAATGTCAAAGCCCTACGGATTTCGATATAGGAGTGGACAATATATCTTCCTCCAGTGTCCGATGATCTCTCCATTTGAATG GCATCCTTTCTCCATCACTTCAGCTCCTGGAGATGACTACCTTACTGTTCACATCCGCACCATGGGAGACTGGACGCAAGAACTAAAGCGTACATTTGTTGAGAACTACTTCTCACCGCATGTTAACAGAAGAGCTTCGTTTGGCGAGTTAGGTGCGGCAGAACCAAGAAG CTTACCAAAATTGCTCGTAGATGGTCCATACGGTGCCCCTGCACAGGATTTCAGAAACTACGATGTTCTGCTGCTTGTTGGCCTTGGAATCGGAGCAACACCGTTCATAAGCATTCTGAGGGATCTACTTAACAATATTAAGCTAGCTGATGAGTTGATG GACTTGGCAATGGAGACTACTCAAACAAGTAGGTCAGAGGACAGCGCCAACAGCTTCAGCGTCTCAACAGCTAGTAGCAACAGGAAGAGAGCATACAGAACAAGCCGTGCACATTTTTACTGGGTTACTCGTGAGCCATTGTCATTTGAATGGTTCAAAGGAGTGATGAATGAGGTTGCTGAAATGGACAAGAAG GGTGTCATCGAGTTACACAATTATCTGACGAGCGTGTACGAGGAGCGCGATGCGCGGACAACTCTGTTATCGATGGTGCAAGCTCTGAACCATGCTAAACATGGTGTCGATATCGTCTCGGGCACCAGG GTGAGGACACACTTTGCCAGACCAAACTGGAGGGAAGTGTTCACCAAAATTGCTGCTAAGCACCCGAGCGCAACAGTTG GAGTATTCTATTGTGGAGCACCGACGCTGGCCAAAGAACTGAAGAACCTATCGCACGAGATGAGCCATAAGACGACGACTCGCTTCCATTTCCATAAGGAGTACTTCTGA